A genome region from Bemisia tabaci chromosome 3, PGI_BMITA_v3 includes the following:
- the LOC109030960 gene encoding maltase A2, with the protein MKTALYFILFLTASLGLSEEVENSTQLEWWETTLLYQIYPRSFKDSNADGIGDLKGICEKLDYVKSIGVDAIWIQPFYKSPMFDMGYDVEDYKAVDPTFGTIEDFKELQKAVKDRGMKLILDYVPNHTSDKCEWFKLSERRIEPYTDYYIWKDPKRINDTHTTVPNNWKSIFPGSMWTWSDIRKQYYLHQFSAQQPDLNYRNPKVKKEMEGVLRFWLDLGADGFRVDAVSHLYEAAHFMDEPPSLNWDTFRIYTFEQPECVDLVKEWRAVLDEYSKKDGKPSLIITITRGPARDCSTRALTFGICGFCFYRDSRVYITGPSSEWGTSSYAKINSGMHLTEATVGPIAETATGDQCSGTAQKMQGLLHRRNPGYQSIRTTGTRM; encoded by the exons ATGAAAACGGCACTGTATTTTATATTGTTTCTTACTGCGTCATTAGGTCTTTCGGAAGAAGTGGAAAATTCAACTCAGCTTGAATGGTGGGAAACAACGCTCCTGTATCAAATCTATCCTCGATCCTTCAAAGACTCAAACGCAGATGGTATTGGTGATTTAAAAG GGATATGTGAAAAACTCGATTATGTCAAAAGTATAGGAGTAGATGCAATTTGGATACAGCCATTTTATAAGTCTCCAATGTTTGATATGGGCTACGACGTTGAAGATTACAAAGCAGTTGATCCGACTTTTGGAACCATCGAAGATTTTAAGGAGCTGCAAAAGGCGGTAAAAGATAGAG GAATGAAGTTGATTCTGGACTACGTGCCAAACCACACAAGCGATAAATGCGAATGGTTCAAACTCTCTGAACGACGCATTGAGCCTTACACGGATTATTACATCTGGAAAGATCCAAAACGCATCAATGATACTCATACCACGGTTCCAAACAATTGG aaaagtatttTTCCTGGTTCTATGTGGACTTGGAGTGACATAAGGAAGCAGTACTATCTTCATCAATTTTCAGCGCAGCAACCTGACTTAAATTATCGTAAtcctaaagttaaaaaagaaatgGAG GGTGTTTTGAGATTCTGGCTGGATTTGGGGGCGGACGGATTCCGAGTGGACGCAGTGTCACACCTATACGAGGCTGCCCATTTTATGGACGAGCCACCTAGTCTAAATTGGGATACCTTTCGTATTTACACGTTCGAACAGCCTGAATGCGTTGATTTAGTCAAAGAGTGGAGAGCTGTGCTAGACGAGTATTCTAAAAAAGATGGAAAACCCAG CTTGATAATCACGATAACTCGAGGACCAGCTCGCGATTGTTCGACGAGAGCGTTGACGTTTGGAATATGTGGATTTTGCTTCTACCGGGACTCGCGAGTATATATTACGGGACCGAGCTCGGAATGGGGGACCTCAAGCTACGCAAAGATCAACAGCGGGATGCATTTGACGGAGGCAACGGTCGGACCGATCGCCGAGACAGCTACAGGGGACCAATGCTCTGGGACGGCACAGAAAATGCAG GGTTTACTGCATCGGAGAAACCCTGGTTACCAGTCCATCCGAACTACTGGCACTCGAATGTGA